A window from Falco naumanni isolate bFalNau1 chromosome 3, bFalNau1.pat, whole genome shotgun sequence encodes these proteins:
- the LOC121084415 gene encoding translation initiation factor IF-2-like: protein MRDRPSPGQRRLRAVRRPAHRRARAAVAAAPAAAAPPPRRGRWVRPAGGRGGGGRGAQLPRRKLGGSERSAGGSAGLRGARLRPWRREAAPRRGAGHQRGGGARPRPAAPPGNPLRPLYPRAVLRPGAPGLSESRRGGASPAALSLPGAASPGLGGAAPQAPPASPGRGGGGEAAGGGSRPPQRQGAGRGSWRRGGAVPPAPGARLGHYPAPPPESTEPFKTGRALPAAGAVRLGKEAPGGRAAAPPAGLTPRCSPPALRAAGPDPGRRLPAQEREVRRGRRTRTAGGQPVAPERFGGGLSHFGE from the coding sequence ATGCGAGACCgccccagcccggggcagcGCCGGCTGCGGGCTGTGCGGCGACCCGCGCACCGCCGGGCACGGGCGGCCGTCGCAGCCGCCCCGGCTGCCGCTGCTCctcccccgcggcgggggcgctGGGTccggccggcgggcgggcgcgggggcggcgggcgaggCGCGCAGCTGCCGCGCCGCAAACTTGGTGGGAGCGAGCGGAGCGCGGGCGGCtcggcggggctgcgcggggcgaGGCTGCGGCCATGGCGGCGTGAGGCGGCACCGCGCCGGGGAGCGGGGCAtcagcgcggcggcggcgcccgcccTCGCCCGGCGGCGCCTCCAGGTAACCCCCTGCGGCCCCTCTACCCCCGCGCGGTGCTGCggccgggggcgccggggctgTCCGAGAGCCGCCGGGGCGGCGCGTCCCCGGCCGCCCTCTCCCTCCCCGGGGCCGCCTCGCCTGGGCTCGGCGGGGCTGCGCCCCAGGCTCCACCGGCgagcccggggcggggggggggcggcgagGCGGCCGGCGGGGGGTCTCGGCCGCCGCAGCGGCAGGGTGCCGGCAGGGGGAGCTGGCGGCGAGGCGGAGCGGTGCCGCCGGCGCCCGGAGCCCGTCTCGGGCATTACCCGGCCCCACCCCCGGAGTCCACCGAGCCTTTCAAAACCGGGCGGGCGCTCCCCGCAGCCGGTGCCGTTCGCCTGGGGAAAGAAGCGCcaggcgggcgggcggccgcaCCTCCCGCGGGGCTGACCCCCAGGTGCTCCCCGCCGGCGCTCCGGGCGGCGGGACCGGACCCTGGGCGGCGTTTGCCGGCCCAGGAGCGTGAGGTGCGTCGCGGCCGCCGAACTCGGACTGCGGGAGGGCAGCCGGTGGCTCCGGAACGCTTTGGAGGGGGGTTGTCACACTTCGGCGAGTGA